One segment of Rosa chinensis cultivar Old Blush chromosome 6, RchiOBHm-V2, whole genome shotgun sequence DNA contains the following:
- the LOC112170657 gene encoding caldesmon-like — translation MQKKHEEQKARRRKNVYDHHMSRKGYAGLREELSKIEPEKEIDRATLWVKARQTKQGTFKHDVIKETAEKIETLKRKERDGELTVNGSNDVLTLALGTPEHTGRVRGIGGYVCNPNGYFNLPKRRKDNVNESMRQSVRKILEEEKQKLEDELREKIYAEEREVIAAEEREKIAAEEREKIGAEEREKIAAEEREKIMATERAILLSRIEQLEARVDVRSHEAVTTVGKGKVVGNDHTSGQKMAQ, via the exons ATGCAGAAAAAGCATGAGGAACAAAAGGCAAGGCGCCGTAAAAATGTGTATGATCACCATATGTCGCGTAAGGGATACGCGGGATTGAGAGAAGAGCTG TCTAAAATCGAGCCGGAGAAGGAAATCGATAGAGCAACGCTTTGGGTCAAAGCACGCCAAACCAAACAAGGAACTTTTAAACATGATGTGATTAAAGAAACTGCTGAAAAAATT GAGACACTGAAACGCAAGGAACGTGATGGTGAGCTGACCGTAAATGGAAGTAACGATGTGCTGACATTAGCTTTGGGGACTCCGGAGCACACGGGAAGAGTTAGAGGCATAGGGGGTTATGTGTGTAACCCAAATGGATACTTCAACCTTCCAAAACGCAGAAAGGACAACGTTAATGAGTCAATGAGACAAAGTGTGAGGAAGATACTTGAAGAAGAGAAACAGAAATTGGAGGATGAGTTGAGGGAGAAGATATATGCTGAAGAGAGGGAAGTGATAGCGGCCGAGGAGAGGGAAAAGATAGCGGCCGAGGAGAGGGAAAAGATAGGGGCTGAAGAGAGGGAAAAGATAGCAGCTGAAGAGAGGGAAAAGATAATGGCAACTGAAAGGGCAATCTTACTTTCTAGGATTGAACAATTGGAAGCAAGAGTAGATGTAAGGAGCCATGAGGCAGTTACCACTGTTGGCAAAGGAAAAGTTGTGGGCAATGACCACACATCTGGCCAA AAGATGGCGCAGTGA
- the LOC112170658 gene encoding uncharacterized protein LOC112170658 produces the protein MDFFPISVIKTHLYYNGVDETYKVWKWHGEREDTSSGSSEDSASGSIESESVGGNVGVDCTMDGSDEEDEFSSECNDFKEFVEDANKPLYPGCVRFTKLSVLVKLYNLKAKHGMSDAAYSDWLIAFGELLPEGNEIPTSVYEAKKTLGALGMDYRKIHACPNDCILYRKQYTDNVNCPTCGVSRWKVGKNSKEREGVPAKVLWYFPPIPRFKRMFQSTKTSSSLTWHATDRLKDGLMRHPADALTWKSVDEKWPEFGLESRNLRLALSSDGFNPHSSLSSKYSCWPVILVNYNLPPWLCMKRKYMMLTLLISGPKQPGNDIDVYLEPLIEDLKVLWEGVKGVYDACSNEYFTLKAALFWTINDFPAYGNLSGSIVKGYNACPICLEKTLPKRLVHGGKMAYMRHRRWKARNHPYRKQRAAFDNHQELEAAPVPLSGEEVLKRMEDEVLSWPFGKKHPSPPYKGDEDENRPCWKKKSIFFELEYWKFLPVRHCLDVMHIEKNVCDSLLGTLLNIPGKTKDGIKARLDLVEMGIRTELAPNLDGPKKNRFPLASWNLTLDEKKLVCGCFCCMKVPHNYCSNIHNLVSMDDLRLSGMKSHDCHVLMQQLLPVALRAVLDKPVRVAVIRLCLFFTEICSKSFEVSKLPKIQSDIVETLCLLEKYFPPSFFDIMVHLTVHLVREVELCGPVFYRWMYPFERYMKVCKGYVRNRNRPEGCIAENYIAEEAVEFLAERLLSDQTIGIPKQCSKECKPTSGAKVSSLYGSEFNQAHLCVLQNTEEFRAYFIEHMEYLKAAFPRFKKNKKWLKDKQNNSFANWVKIRVGQQLDDPESNISETVRWIAEGPSHEVARFNSYKIDGVQFYTKSLDNVRVCQNSGVYLEAEAMVVASARDRKPVDDDMSFYGVIDEIWELDYAKFRLPLFKCDWVESSKGVKVDDLGFTLVNLKRIGHLNDIFALATSVYQIFYVQDPVDPRWSVVLRVPQRDYNDLAHDDELGDTIIDHQPFIDRMPSIESGEGEIGYIRAESETILVNE, from the exons ATGGATTTCTTTCCTATCTCTGTTATCAAGACTCATTTGTATTATAATGGGGTTGATGAAACTTATAAGGTATGGAAGTGGCATGGGGAGAGAGAAGATACGTCTTCGGGTAGTAGTGAAGATTCAGCCTCAGGTTCAATTGAATCTGAATCTGTGGGTGGGAATGTTGGGGTAGATTGTACAATGGATGGGTCTGATGAGGAGGATGAGTTTTCATCAGAGTGCAATGATTTTAAGGAGTTTGTTGAGGATGCAAATAAGCCATTATACCCTGGCTGTGTACGATTCACAAAGTTGAGTGTGTTGGTGAAGTTGTATAATTTAAAAGCTAAACATGGAATGAGCGATGCAGCTTATTCTGATTGGTTGATTGCTTTTGGTGAGCTTCTTCCCGAAGGTAATGAAATTCCTACATCTGTTTACGAGGCCAAGAAGACTTTGGGGGCACTAGGGATGGATTATAGGAAGATACATGCATGTCCTAATGACTGCATTTTGTACAGAAAACAGTACACAGATAATGTCAATTGTCCTACATGTGGCGTCTCTAGGTGGAAAGTGGGAAAAAATTCCAAGGAGAGAGAGGGTGTACCCGCTAAGGTACTCTGGTATTTTCCACCGATTCCTAGGTTTAAGAGAATGTTTCAATCTACAAAAACATCTAGTAGTTTGACTTGGCATGCCACTGATAGACTAAAAGATGGGTTAATGCGTCACCCGGCTGATGCGTTGACCTGGAAATCAGTTGATGAGAAGTGGCCCGAGTTTGGTTTAGAGTCAAGAAACCTTAGGCTTGCGCTATCATCAGATGGCTTTAATCCTCATAGTTCCCTAAGCAGCAAATACAGTTGTTGGCCAGTCATTCTTGTCAACTATAATCTTCCTCCTTGGCTTTgtatgaaaagaaaatacatgATGTTAACGTTGTTGATTTCCGGGCCTAAACAACCTGGAAATGACATCGATGTCTATTTAGAACCATTAATCGAAGATTTGAAAGTTCTTTGGGAGGGAGTAAAGGGAGTTTATGATGCCTGCAGCAACGAGTATTTTACTCTTAAGGCTGCACTTTTTTGGACAATCAATGACTTCCCAGCCTATGGTAACTTGTCTGGGAGCATTGTTAAAGGGTATAATGCATGCCCAATATGTCTTGAAAAGACATTACCAAAGAGGTTGGTCCATGGAGGGAAGATGGCTTATATGAGGCATAGAAGGTGGAAAGCAAGAAACCATCCTTACCGAAAGCAACGGGCTGCTTTTGATAACCACCAAGAACTTGAGGCTGCTCCTGTTCCATTGAGTGGAGAAGAAGTTCTGAAAAGGATGGAAGATGAAGTGTTAAGTTGGCCATTTGGGAAGAAACATCCTTCTCCTCCGTACAAAGGGGATGAGGATGAAAATAGAccttgttggaagaagaagtccaTCTTTTTTGAACTTGAATACTGGAAATTTCTTCCGGTTCGCCACTGCCTAGATGTGATGCATATTGAAAAAAATGTTTGTGATAGTCTTTTAGGCACATTGTTAAACATTCCAGGAAAAACAAAAGATGGCATCAAGGCCCGTTTAGATCTGGTTGAGATGGGAATTAGAACTGAACTTGCACCTAATCTTGATGGTCCGAAAAAAAATCGCTTTCCATTAGCGAGTTGGAATCTGACCTTAGATGAGAAGAAATTAGTTTGTGGTTGTTTTTGTTGTATGAAGGTCCCTCATAACTACTGTTCGAACATTCACAATCTGGTTTCAATGGATGATCTAAGGCTTAGTGGGATGAAGTCTCATGATTGTCATGTGTTAATGCAACAACTCCTTCCCGTTGCATTAAGGGCTGTATTAGACAAACCGGTTAGAGTTGCTGTTATCAGGTTATGTCTTTTCTTTACTGAGATTTGCAGCAAATCATTTGAGGTATCTAAGCTGCCCAAAATTCaaagtgatattgttgagacATTGTGCTTgcttgagaagtattttcctccTTCATTCTTCGACATAATGGTACATTTGACGGTTCACCTAGTGAGAGAAGTTGAATTATGTGGACCAGTTTTCTATCGGTGGATGTATCCGTTTGAAAGATACATGAAGGTTTGTAAGGGTTATGTTCGCAATAGAAATCGTCCTGAGGGTTGTATAGCAGAGAATTACATTGCAGAAGAAGCTGTGGAGTTTTTAGCCGAACGCTTATTGTCCGACCAAACTATTGGAATTCCAAAACAGTGTTCTAAGGAGTGCAAGCCTACTTCTGGTGCTAAAGTGTCCTCTCTCTATGGTAGTGAGTTCAACCAAGCACATCTTTGTGTTCTACAAAACACCGAAGAGTTCAGAGCCTACTTTAT CGAGCATATGGAATATTTGAAGGCAGCTTTTCCGAGGTTCAAAAAGAATAAGAAGTGGCTTaaagacaaacaaaacaattcatTTGCAAATTGGGTGAAGATAAGG GTGGGGCAACAATTGGATGATCCTGAAAGCAACATATCTGAAACAGTTCGGTGGATTGCGGAAGGACCAAGCCATGAAGTAGCAAGATTCAACAGTTACAAAATCGACGGAGTTCAGTTTTACACAAAGTCACTTGACAATGTTCGAGTGTGTCAGAATAGTGGCGTCTACCTAGAGGCTGAAGCTATGGTTGTTGCTAGTGCTAGGGACAGAAAACCTGTAGATGATGATATGAGCTTCTATGGGGTGATAGATGAAATTTGGGAGCTGGATTATGCTAAGTTTAGGCTGCCCCTCTTTAAGTGTGATTGGGTTGAGAGTTCAAAGGGTGTCAAGGTCGACGACCTTGGTTTCACGTTAGTGAATTTGAAAAGGATAGGCCATCTAAATGACATATTTGCTTTGGCTACATCTGTCTATCAAATTTTTTATGTCCAAGATCCTGTGGATCCTAGGTGGTCAGTTGTTCTAAGAGTCCCACAAAGGGATTACAATGACTTGGCTCATGATGATGAGCTTGGAGACACTATAATTGATCATCAGCCCTTCATTGATAGAATGCCATCTATTGAGAGTGGAGAGGGAGAAATAGGTTACATTAGAGCTGAAAGTGAGACCATTTTGGTTAATGAATAA
- the LOC112170656 gene encoding uncharacterized protein LOC112170656, translated as MGSWVMWPKKLIIFDEKKKTSGKASRKQKRNHFAEDVEEEFDLQSLESSLPAALQKLYEWGKEGFKDRKAVCFYKEELVFGINAKSYLLGLDVKRLANMAEVTGTIIVLYMRYLYDVLKKSKMVDMVGFVDPALTGEIGCGSATTRSRSIKDRLISASPNQIFLVPYNASAHWVLTVIDPDNDTVYFMDPLKRRLGGNGEWKDIVDTAISMFRADRNKKGRGFPQWKNMAGIPSQPNDKQCGYFVMRYMRDIIHDTNLGFAEKWGRRANHVYSQVEIDEVRNELASHVLKNILKL; from the exons ATGGGGAGCTGGGTAATGTGGCCAAAAAAACTGATCATATTTGATGAAAAG AAAAAAACAAGTGGTAAAGCAAGTAGGAAGCAGAAAAGGAATCATTTTGCGGAAGATGTAGAAGAAGAGTTTGACTTGCAGTCACTCGAATCAAGCTTGCCAGCCGCATTGCAGAAGTTATATGAGTGGGGAAAAGAAGGATTCAAAGATCGGAAAGCTGTTTGCTTTTATAAAGAAGAGCTCGTGTTCGGTATTAATGCTAAGAGCTATCTACTTGGCTTGGATGTTAAAAGGCTTGCAAACATGGCGGAAGTAACAGGAACCATCATAGTGCTGTACATGAG GTACTTATATGATGTGCTAAAAAAGTCCAAAATGGTAGACATGGTTGGTTTCGTTGACCCAGCCTTGACTGGTGAGATAGGGTGTGGGAGTGCAACAACGAGGTCCCGAAGTATAAAAGATCGCCTCATAAGTGCTTCTCCAAACCAGATTTTCTTAGTGCCTTACAATGCATC TGCTCATTGGGTATTAACTGTGATCGATCCGGACAATGACACTGTCTATTTCATGGATCCGTTAAAAAGACGCCTTGGAGGTAACGGAGAATGGAAAGATATTGTTGACAC TGCCATATCAATGTTTAGAGCGGACCGCAACAAGAAAGGACGAGGTTTTCCTCAATGGAAGAACATGGCA GGTATTCCATCACAGCCAAATGACAAACAGTGTGGCTATTTTGTGATGAGATATATGAGGGACATCATACATGATACAAACTTGGGTTTTGCAGAAAAG TGGGGTAGGAGAGCTAACCATGTTTATAGTCAAGTGGAAATTGATGAAGTCCGTAATGAACTCGCAAGTCATGTGTTGAAGAACATCCTGAAGTTGTAA